One window of the Henckelia pumila isolate YLH828 unplaced genomic scaffold, ASM3356847v2 CTG_550, whole genome shotgun sequence genome contains the following:
- the LOC140873427 gene encoding uncharacterized protein isoform X1, giving the protein MELIWILFQLVLILASVLAVALASAIVFETFRRKYNHTCHVEAPPVFEDPNSLKPVKCPHILDPAEKYISLIVPAYNEEYRLPGALDETLNYLQERSAKDKSFSYEVVIVDDGSADGTKRVAFDYVKRYTIDNIRVVLLGRNHGKGEAIRKGVLHSRGELILMLDADGATKVSDLEKLENQILALAKEERKFGDSIASDSTVRISDVPIAAFGSRAHLEEKALATRKWYRNFLMKGFHLVVLLAAGSGIRDTQCGFKMFTRAAARKLFMNVRLKRWCFDVELVYLSKWFRIPVIEISINWTEIPGSKVNLLSIPNMLWEIALMSLGYRTGMWKIYS; this is encoded by the exons ATGGAATTGATATGGATTTTGTTTCAATTGGTCTTGATCTTGGCTTCGGTTTTGGCTGTTGCATTAGCATCCGCTATTGTTTTCGAAACCTTTAGAAGAAAGTATAACCACAC CTGTCATGTTGAGGCCCCTCCTGTCTTTGAAGATCCAAATTCATTGAAGCCG GTGAAGTGCCCTCATATCCTTGATCCTGCTGAGAAGTATATTTCTTTGATAGTTCCAGCATACAACGAGGAGTATAGGCTTCCAGGAGCTCTTGATGAAACCTTAAA CTATCTTCAAGAACGTTCAGCAAAGGACAAGTCTTTTTCATATGAG GTGGTGATTGTTGATGATGGAAGTGCTGATGGAACCAAAAGAGTAGCTTTTGACTATGTGAAGAGGTACACCATAGACAACATAAGAGTAGTCCTTCTTGGAAGGAACCATGGGAAGGGTGAAGCAATAAGAAAA GGTGTGCTCCACTCACGTGGTGAACTAATATTAATGCTTGATGCTGATGGGGCAACTAAAGTGAGTGACCTTGAGAAACTAGAAAATCAG ATTCTCGCACTTGCTAAGGAGGAGCGCAAGTTTGGAGACTCTATAGCTTCCGATTCAACTGTGAGAATCTCGGATGTCCCAATTGCTGCTTTTGGGTCTCGTGCTCACCTTGAGGAGAAGGCTTTGGCAACA AGAAAGTGGTATCGCAATTTCTTGATGAAGGGATTTCATCTCGTAGTTCTGTTGGCTGCCGGTTCTGGAATTCGCGACACACAG TGTGGTTTTAAAATGTTCACCAGAGCTGCTGCGCGGAAGCTTTTCATGAATGTCCGCTTGAAACG GTGGTGCTTTGATGTTGAGTTAGTGTATTTGTCCAAATGGTTTCGCATCCCCGTGATCGAGATTTCCATTAATTGGACTGAAATTCCTGGATCAAAGGTTAACTTATTAAGCATTCCCAACATGTTGTGGGAGATAGCTCTCATGTCGCTAGGCTACAGAACTGGCATGTGGAAAATTTACAGCTGA
- the LOC140873434 gene encoding epsin-3-like → MGSASGLMGDLKRQASLFLKDKILKRARLVLMDATPAQLLTEEITNGDSCAQDASAMRIISRAAFEVDDYERIVHILHHRLSKFETWHWRASYNALVVLEYLLTHGPLRVAEEFQTDHQTITHMATLHYVDHKGFDWGLSVKEKSDRIRRLLQDKSYLADERAKARKLSMGIKGFGSFNIDVGNSKHVISGDHHRLLHHSQKDVKFDGYKAELVSNGCHDQYVMEEDHPFWDHRESHSTRVSLLSAI, encoded by the exons ATGGGTTCTGCTTCGGGATTGATGGGAGATTTGAAGAGGCAAGCTTCGCTGTTCTTGAAGGACAAAATATTGAAGAGAGCCAGATTGGTTTTAATGGATGCTACACCTGCACAATT atTGACAGAAGAAATAACAAATGGAGATTCATGTGCACAAGATGCGTCTGCCATGAGGATCATCTCTCGTGCCGCTTTCGAGGTCGACGATTACGAAAGAATCGTCCATATCCTGCATCACAG GTTGTCAAAATTTGAAACATGGCATTGGAGGGCCTCTTATAATGCTCTTGTGGTGTTGGAATACCTGCTCACCCATGGACCTCTACGAGTCGCTGAGGAATTTCAAACTGATCACCAAACTATTACACATATGGCTACGTTACACTATGTCGACCACAAAGG GTTCGATTGGGGATTGAGTGTGAAGGAGAAATCAGACAGGATAAGAAGGCTTCTCCAAGACAAGTCGTATCTGGCGGATGAGAGGGCCAAGGCAAGGAAACTTAGCATGGGAATCAAAGGATTTGGTAGTTTTAACATCGACGTTGGGAATTCGAAACACGTGATCTCCGGTGATCATCATCGTCTTCTGCATCATAGTCAAAAGGACGTTAAATTCGACGGATACAAAGCCGAGCTGGTGTCGAATGGCTGCCATGATCAATATGTTATGGAAGAGGATCATCCATTTTGGGATCATAGAGAGTCACACAGTACCAGGGTCTCACTTCTGTCTGCCATATAA
- the LOC140873427 gene encoding uncharacterized protein isoform X2 yields the protein MELIWILFQLVLILASVLAVALASAIVFETFRRKYNHTCHVEAPPVFEDPNSLKPVKCPHILDPAEKYISLIVPAYNEEYRLPGALDETLNYLQERSAKDKSFSYEVVIVDDGSADGTKRVAFDYVKRYTIDNIRVVLLGRNHGKGEAIRKGVLHSRGELILMLDADGATKVSDLEKLENQILALAKEERKFGDSIASDSTVRISDVPIAAFGSRAHLEEKALATRKWYRNFLMKGFHLVVLLAAGSGIRDTQCGFKMFTRAAARKLFMNVRLKRNKRVNLKSTRLKDWIKPLRPL from the exons ATGGAATTGATATGGATTTTGTTTCAATTGGTCTTGATCTTGGCTTCGGTTTTGGCTGTTGCATTAGCATCCGCTATTGTTTTCGAAACCTTTAGAAGAAAGTATAACCACAC CTGTCATGTTGAGGCCCCTCCTGTCTTTGAAGATCCAAATTCATTGAAGCCG GTGAAGTGCCCTCATATCCTTGATCCTGCTGAGAAGTATATTTCTTTGATAGTTCCAGCATACAACGAGGAGTATAGGCTTCCAGGAGCTCTTGATGAAACCTTAAA CTATCTTCAAGAACGTTCAGCAAAGGACAAGTCTTTTTCATATGAG GTGGTGATTGTTGATGATGGAAGTGCTGATGGAACCAAAAGAGTAGCTTTTGACTATGTGAAGAGGTACACCATAGACAACATAAGAGTAGTCCTTCTTGGAAGGAACCATGGGAAGGGTGAAGCAATAAGAAAA GGTGTGCTCCACTCACGTGGTGAACTAATATTAATGCTTGATGCTGATGGGGCAACTAAAGTGAGTGACCTTGAGAAACTAGAAAATCAG ATTCTCGCACTTGCTAAGGAGGAGCGCAAGTTTGGAGACTCTATAGCTTCCGATTCAACTGTGAGAATCTCGGATGTCCCAATTGCTGCTTTTGGGTCTCGTGCTCACCTTGAGGAGAAGGCTTTGGCAACA AGAAAGTGGTATCGCAATTTCTTGATGAAGGGATTTCATCTCGTAGTTCTGTTGGCTGCCGGTTCTGGAATTCGCGACACACAG TGTGGTTTTAAAATGTTCACCAGAGCTGCTGCGCGGAAGCTTTTCATGAATGTCCGCTTGAAACG AAATAAACGTGTAAATCTGAAGTCAACGAGGTTGAAAGACTGGATCAAACCCTTAAGACCTTTGTGA